A window of the Oncorhynchus keta strain PuntledgeMale-10-30-2019 chromosome 21, Oket_V2, whole genome shotgun sequence genome harbors these coding sequences:
- the LOC118372682 gene encoding exportin-2-like: MELNDGNLQTLTEFMRKTLDPDQSVRRPAEKFLESVEGNQNYPILLLTLLEKSQDNVIRVCAAVTFKNYIKRNWRIIEDEPNKISDPDRTTIKANIVHLMLSSPEQIQKQLSDAISIIGREDFPMKWPDLLTEMVTRFQSGDFHIINGVLRTAHSLFKRYRHEFKSNELWLEIKLVLDTFASPLTELFKATIELCQTHATDINALKILFSSLTLISKLFYSLNFQDLPEFFEDNMETWMSNFHNLLTLDNKLLQTDDEEEAGLLELLKSQICDNAALYAQKYDEEFQPYLPRFVTAIWNLLVSAGQEVKYDLLVSNAIQFLASVCERPHYKHLFEDQNTLTSICEKVIVPNMEFRSADEEAFEDNSEEYIRRDLEGSDIDTRRRAACDLVRGLCKFFEGPVTAIFSGYVNSMLGEYAKNPVVNWKHKDAAIYLVTSLASKAQTAKHGITQANELVNLTEFFVNHILTDLNSQNVNEFPVLKADAMKYVMIFRSQLPKEQLLQAVPLLVAHLQAESTVEHTYAAHALERLFTMRGPNNSTLITPTEMAPFTEQLLNNLFKALALPGSSENEYIMKAIMRSFSLLQETIVPYIPTLIGQLTHKLLLVSKNPSKPHFNHYLFESLCLSIRITCKANPTTVGSFEEALFPVFTEILQNDVQEFVPYVFQVMSLLLEIHTSSIPNSYMALFPHLLQPVLWERTGNIPPLVRLLQAYLEKGAATIASSAADKIPGLLGVFQKLIASKANDHQGFYLMNSIIEHMPTESIVQYRKQIFILLFQRLQSSKTTKFIKSFMVFINLYGVKYGAIALQEIFDSIQPKMFGMVLEKIVIPEVQKVSGPVEKKICAVGIIKILTECPAMMDTEYTKLWTPLLQALIGLFELPEDDSIPDDEHFIDIEDTASYQTAFSQLAFAGKKEHDPIGDAVSNPKILLAQSLHKLSTACPGRVLSMLSTSLNAEALQYLQGYLLAASVQLV; this comes from the exons ATGGAGCTGAATGATGGAAACCTTCAGACACTCACAGAATTTATGCGCAAAACTCTGGACCCGGATCAATCAGTCAGGCGTCCAG CTGAAAAGTTTCTTGAGTCAGTTGAAGGGAACCAGAACTACCCAATATTGCTGCTTACATTATTGGAGAAATCTCAAGACAACGTGATCCGGGTGTGTGCAGCGGTCACCTTTAAAAACTACATCAAGAGAAACTGGCGCATA ATTGAAGATGAACCAAACAAAATCTCAGATCCCGACCGAACCACTATCAAGGCCAACATTGTACATTTGATGTTGAGCAGCCCTGAACAGATTCAGAAACAG TTGAGTGATGCCATCAGCATCATCGGCAGAGAGGACTTCCCTATGAAGTGGCCGGACCTCTTGACAGAGATGGTGACCCGCTTCCAGAGCGGAGACTTCCACATCATTAACGGAGTGCTCCGGACCGCACACTCACTTTTCAAGAG GTATCGTCACGAGTTTAAGTCGAATGAGCTGTGGCTGGAGATTAAACTGGTGTTGGACACGTTTGCGAGTCCACTGACTGAACTCTTCAAG GCCACCATTGAGCTGTGTCAGACCCATGCGACGGACATCAACGCTTTGAAGATCCTCTTCTCGTCCCTTACTCTGATTTCAAAACTCTTCTACAGTCTCAACTTCCAG GACCTTCCTGAGTTTTTTGAGGACAACATGGAGACCTGGATGTCTAATTTCCATAACTTGTTGACCTTGGATAACAAGCTACTACAAACAGAT GATGAAGAGGAGGCAGGTCTTCTGGAGCTGCTCAAATCTCAGATCTGTGACAACGCTGCTCTTTACGCCCAGAAGTACGATGAAGAGTTCCAGCCTTACCTGCCTCGCTTTGTCACTGCTATCTGGAACCTGCTGGTTTCCGCAGGCCAGGAGGTCAAGTACGACCTG CTTGTGAGCAATGCTATTCAGTTCCTGGCATCTGTGTGTGAAAGGCCCCACTACAAGCATCTGTTTGAGGACCAGAACACACTCACCAGTATCTGTGAGAAGGTCATTGTGCCCAACATGGAGTTCAGAA GTGCTGATGAGGAGGCCTTTGAGGATAACTCTGAAGAATATATCCGAAGAGATCTTGAAGGATCAG aCATAGACACTCGGCGCAGGGCTGCCTGTGACTTAGTGAGAGGTCTGTGTAAGTTCTTTGAGGGCCCGGTCACAGCCATCTTCTCTGGCTATGTGAACTCCATGCTGGGGGAGTATGCCAAGAACCCAGTGGTGAACTGGAAGCACAAAGATGCTGCCATCTACCTGGTCACATCTTTGGCCTCTAAAGCTCAGACAGCGAAG CATGGTATCACCCAGGCTAACGAGTTGGTGAACCTCACAGAATTCTTTGTGAACCACATTCTCACAGACCTCAATTCCCAAAACG tCAATGAGTTTCCAGTGTTGAAGGCTGATGCCATGAAATACGTCATGATCTTCAGGAGTcag TTGCCCAAAGAGCAGCTGCTGCAGGCTGTCCCTCTGCTGGTGGCCCACCTACAGGCGGAGAGCACAGTGGAGCACACCTACGCTGCCCACGCCCTGGAGAGACTCTTTACCATGAGGGGCCCCAACAACTCCACACT TATCACGCCTACAGAGATGGCCCCCTTCACGGAACAGCTGCTCAACAACCTGTTCAAAGCCCTGGCTCTGCCTGGCTCATCAGAGAACGAATATATCATGAAAG CCATCATGCGCAGCTTTTCCCTCCTGCAGGAGACCATTGTTCCTTACATCCCcacactgattggccagctcactCACAAGCTCCTCCTAGTTAGCAAG AACCCCAGCAAGCCTCACTTTAATCACTACCTGTTTGAGTCCCTGTGCCTGTCTATCCGGATCACCTGCAAGGCCAACCCTACCACTGTGGGCAGCTTTGAGGAGGCCCTCTTCCCAGTCTTCACTGAGATCCTACAGAATGACGTACAGG AGTTTGTGCCCTACGTGTTCCAGGTGATGTCTCTGCTTCTGGAGATCCACACCAGCTCCATCCCTAACTCCTACATGGCCCTGTTCCCCCACCTGCTGCAGCCCGTGCTTTGGGAACGCACTGGCAACATCCCCCCTCTGGTGCGCCTGCTTCAGGCCTACCTGGAGAAGGGGGCTGCCACCATAGCCAGCTCTGCTGCTGACAAAATA CCTGGTCTGCTAGGAGTCTTCCAGAAGCTTATAGCCTCCAAGGCCAATGACCACCAAGGTTTCTACCTGATGAACAGCATCATAGAGCACATGCCCAC GGAGTCCATTGTTCAGTACAGGAAACAGATCTTTATTCTCCTCTTCCAGAGACTGCAGAGCTCCAAAACGACCAAGTTCATCAAGA GTTTCATGGTTTTTATCAATCTGTATGGTGTCAAGTATGGAGCCATTGCTCTGCAGGAGATCTTTGACAGCATACAGCCAAA GATGTTTGGCATGGTGCTGGAGAAGATAGTCATTCCAGAAGTGCAGAAGGTGTCTGGCCCAGTGGAGAAGAAGATCTGTGCCGTGGGCATCATCAAGATCCTCACTGAGTGCCCGGCAATGATGGACACAGAGTACACCAAACTCTG GACCCCCCTGCTCCAGGCCCTGATTGGTCTGTTTGAGCTGCCAGAGGATGACAGCATCCCTGACGACGAGCACTTCATTGACATTGAGGACACAGCCAGTTACCAGACGGCTTTCTCCCAGCTGGCCTTTGCTGGGAAGAAGGAGCACGACCCCATCGGCGACGCTGTCAGCAACCCCAAGATCCTGCTAGCGCAGTCCCTCCACAAGCTATCCACTGCCTGTCCTGGGCGG GTCCTCTCTATGTTGAGCACCAGCCTGAATGCTGAGGCCCTCCAGTACCTGCAGGGTTATCTCCTGGCTGCATCTGTGCAGCTCGTGTGA